ACCCAGCATAGGGGCGGCGCTGGGGCTCCCAGTAAAGAAGCTGCGCGGGGTGTTTATGCGCTTAGGCTCTGACCCAAACGCGCCGCTGCTCGATCTCGTACAATTCGTTGATCCGCCTCATCAGGGGCAGCCATACTCGACGTTGAACAATATCGGCATCTGCCGTATCGCGTTCTTGGTGGATGACATTGATACGATTTACCAGGAGCTGCAAGCAAAGCAGGTGGAGTTCGTTGCGCCTTTGCAAAAGCTGGATGGTCCACGGGGCACGAAGATCGGCGTGGTGTGTTTCAAAGATCCAGACGGGACCGTACTTGAGTTGATCAGTAGCGAGATTGAGACGACGATGGTGAAGCAATAACAATCCCGCGTAGGGGCCCTCTTTCGTCGAGGCAGTGGGGAAGGATTATTCTGTTACGTTGAGAAACACGCGTACCTTAAAAGGAGAGCAACACATGTCAGCGCACAGTCAATCAAAATCCAAGGCAATTCGGGCGCGTTTGAGTCATCCAGTGATCGACTCAGACGGCCACTGGCGGGAATATGAACCGCTCGCCATGGACTACCTCAGAGAAGTAGGCGGTCCCAAGGTCGTCGAGAAATGGACCTCGCGCATTCGGGCGTTAGGGCAAGGTTCGTTTGCGAAACTGAGCAAACAAGAGAAACGTGACCAGCGCGCCGGGCAGCCGCCGTGGTGGGCGTTAGCCACCCCCAATACGCTTGACACCGCGACGTCATTTATCCCTCGCCTCATGCACGATCGACTCGAAGACATGGGATTGGATTTTGCCATTCTCTATCCCTCCGCGTCGCAGTTATTCGCACCCTACCTGGGCGATGACGAACTACGCCAGGCTGGGTGTCGTGCCTTTAATCGGTACGCTGCCGAGACCTGGGCGGAGTTTTCCGATCGCGTGACACCGATCGGCGTCATCCCGATGCACACGCCGCAAGAGGCCATCGCCGAACTTGAGCATTGCAAGTCGCTGGGAATCAAAGCGGTGGCGCTCGGCAGTTTGGTCCGGCGCTCAATTCCGGTGATGGAACAGCAAGGCGTCAGCCGCCGTTATGCGTATTGGCTGGATGTGCTGGGCATCGACAGTGACTATGACTACGACCCGGTCTGGCGCAAGTGCGAGGAACTCGGCTATCCGGCGACGTTTCATTCCGCTGCCGAGAATATGGGATTACGCAATTCGATTACCAACTTTGTCTACAACCACATCGGCCACTTTGGCGAGGCCGGCAACGCGGTCTGTAAGGCGTTATTTCTTGGCGGCGTCACGCGCCGCTTCCCGCGTATGAAGTTCGCGTTTCTCGAAGGCGGCGTGGCCTGGGGATGCAGTGTGTTTGCCGATCTCATTTCGCATTGGGAGAAGCGCAACGGCAATGTCATTCAGGATCTCAACCCGGCAAATCTCGACCGCGCCAAGCTGGGCGAACTCATTAAGCAGTATGGTGGAGAAAAGATGTACCGCCGCTGGCCGGAGTTTGAAGCGCAGATGATCAGTGGCATGGGCAGCGCCGTACCCGAGGAACTCGACGACTTTGCCGCGTGCAAGATCGAGAAGAAAGAGGACCTCCGCGATCTATTCGTACCGAACTTCTTCTTCGGCTGTGAGTCCGACGATCCGACGCTGAACTATGCCTTTGCTTCCAAGGTCAATCCTTTCGGGGCTAAGCTCGGCGCGCTGCTGAGTTCCGACATTAGCCACTTCGACGTGCCGGACATGACCGAAGTTTTGGAGGAAGCCTGGGAGCTGGTGGAAGAGAAGGGCATGTCGGAAGAAGATTTCCATGCCTTCGCCTTTGGTAATGCGGTAAAGCTGTGGGCCAGCCTCAACCCGGACTTCTTCAAGGGTACGGTCGTGGAGGCACAGGTACGCAAACTCCAGGCTGCAACTGCTCAGACGTGAGGAGGTTATTGAGAAAATTTGCCTGTCTCATGCAAAACCATCCAGGGGCAATGATGATGAATGAAGCGTTTCGCACGCGGGATCTCAGTAGCGAGGCGGTGGCCTAGTACTTCGTCCAGGTAATTTTGCTGGATGTCATTCCGAAAGGCCCCTCGCTTTCGCTCATCCTGAGCGCAGTCGAAGGGTTCTGGTTCGGAATGACAACCCCTCAAATTCAAACTGACCGACTACTAGCTCTTAGGCGTGTTCTTGCTCACCGTCGATCTCAGCTTCCCATTGTCGAGCGCGAGCCAGAAGCGCATCGAAATGTTGCGGCCAGTCATGCAATGTCGCCGGGTCGAAATCGGCCCCGTTGGGCCAGACTAAAGTCCGGACCTCGGGATCGAGTCGGACTTGGTTGAATACCGTCGGATCACATAATGGTCCATAGAGTTCTCCCGCGAGAACGGGTTGGAAGTCGATAAGGCGTTCCATTCCATCGTCGAATTCGATTCGCAGGGTGTACGGAGCCAATTTTTCAAAGGCGAGAACACGATAAATGGGATGACTCATGGGTGTTTCCTCACTTCAGTGGCTCCAGCGCGGTCAGAAATACCCGGCGCTGAATGTCCACCTCAAAGTTCGCTTCTCGCGTGGAGGCCCAGTAGTCCGTCAAATCGTGGCTATCCCAAAATTCCGCTGCTTCCGTGATGCTCTGGAAGTGCGGCGGAATAGACTCCTGCTTCTTATTACTTCTTCGCATAGGTTCGTTTCTCTTTCTTGGTCATCTTGCGGCAGTCGTCATAATCATGTCGGTGTAACCTCATTCCAGCCTGCGGAACTTTTCAGGTTCAACAGGAACCCCAAGCGGGCGGCGGTGCGGTCAGGCGGAACAATGGGGTAGGAAGCATCAGAATACTGTCTTGATGATCGCGGCGACACCACTCAAGAGTTCTTTTACCTCCTCGGGGCTTGGTTCCCGGCCTTTGTTGTGGCAGCAGATATTCCTGATATCAGCGAGGTACTGGATCTTGCGGTAAGTTGGCAGCTCATATGTCCCTTCTTTTTTCAACATCTCATTCAGATCGCCAATTGTCGGATCCTTCTTGCTGATTTTAATGGACCGATTCGCCGTGACTTGACCGAGGTGTCGTTCAAGCACGACCCCTGCGAGAGTGCCAGCCGCCCTCAGATTGGATTTCGCAAGCCCCATTGCGGCAGCTAGTTCTCGGTCCTCGATTTCTGCCAATAGATGTCCCTCTACGTTAGAGAGAACTGTCTCGATGCGTGAGCTTAAGGATGCAAGAATCCGGGCCTGGTTCAGTAGGCTGAAAACGACTGCGTGGTGGTGATCAAAAGCAACTTCGCCTCGCCAATCTGGCGCTGGTGCAATGCCATTAACATAATCCCGAAGGACATAGGTAGTGGGCTCAATGCTTTTTCTTTTCGGATCTGCCTCATAGTAGGCACGAAACTCGACAAACCGATCTGGTGCCAACGCCTTTACCAACGGCAGCGTGCGGGTGTACCAGTTTTGGTATTGGGCTCCGAACTCGATGATGTTATTCTTTTCCATCAAACTCTTCAGTAGTTCTTTACTTCGCTTTACCGAATTTTCGAGCTGCTGACGAATTTGGTCTTTGCTGTTTGCCATTGATTCCTTATCTTTCTAGCGCTAGTTAACCTACATCTCTCATTCTTTTCTAATAGCAACTCACCCCCACGGATAGCAACCTGCCTCCTCGGTGAACGGCACGTTCTCCAACCCGTTTCCCCCCCGCCGCCTTTCCAACTTCGCACTTTTCCTTTATCCTAGCTGCCGCTTGGCTGTACAAGCTCGTAGCAAGGAGGGGTATCTAGCATGACAGCACAATTCACCGATCGGTTCGTGACCGCTAATGGCCTCAAGTTTCACTATCTGGACTGGGGGAGTCCCGACAAGCCGCCCATGGTGCTTTTGCACGGCGTCGGACAGACGTGCCACACGTGGGATCTGTTCGCCGCCGCGATGTCGCCCCACTTTCATGTCATGGCGTTCGACCAGCGTGGGCATGGCGACTCGGATTGGGCGGCGGATCGAGACTATTCACGGAAATCCATGGTGAAGGATGCCGAGGCGTTTACTCGCGAACTTGGGTTGGGGCAGTTCTTCCTCCTCGGCATGTCCATGGGCGGTGCGAATTCGTTGTCGTTTACCGGCAATTATTCCGACCGCGTCAAGGCGCTAGTGGTTGTCGATGTCGGGCCGCGGGTGGAGAGCACCGGGGTGCAACATATCCGTGACTTCATGAAGAATTTTAAGGAGTTCAACGACCTGGATGAAGCTGCGGCTACCATCCACAAGTTCAATCCGCGCCGACCGCTGGAAATCATTCGTAAGTACACCTGTGTGTACAATCTGAAGCAGCTCCCGAGCGGCAAGTGGACGTGGAAGTACGACACCTATTTTAGCGAGGGTCATAGCCGCATCGACGTGAAACAAATGCACGACGAGCTGACTGCCGATGTCAAAAAGATTACCTGCCCGACGTTGGTGGTCCGAGGCGGAGAAAGCGACGTGTTTTCGCTGGATGGCGCCCGCGAACTGCAAGAGGCGATTCCTGGCTCGGAGTTCGCCCTGGTGCCCAAGGCCGGCCACTCGGTGATGGGCGATAACCCGCCGGGGTTCGAAGCCGCCGTGCGTGGGTTTTACCTGAAGAACGGCTATTTGTCGGCGTAACGAGAAAAGGGTGCAATCATGGATCTGGGATTGAAAGGGAAAGTCGTAGTCGTTGGCGGCGCCAGCAAAGGCATCGGCAAAGCCACGGCGCTGGTGTTCGCCCGTGAAGGTGCGCGTGTCGCAATCAGCGCGCGCGATCCGAACCAGTTGCAAACTACGGCGGAGGAAATTCGTCAGGCGACCGGTGCGGAGATTCTCGCTATTCCCGGCGACCTGTCGCAAGCGTCGGCGACGGAACAGTTGATCGACGAGACGGTGAAGCGTTTCGGTACGGTCCATGTCGTGGTGGCCAACACCGGCGGGCCGCCGCTGGGTGGGTTTAGCAACATGTCGGATGCGGACTGGGAAAGCGCGTTTTCCCTGAATTTCCTCAGCACCGTGCGTCTCTTCCGCAGAGCCCTGCCGCATATGCAAAAGCAAAACTGGGGGCGGCTGTTGAGTGTGATGTCCATGTCGGTGAAGGAACCGATCGATGGCTTGATCCTCTCGAACGGGGTGCGACCTGCGGTGGTGGGCATGGCTAAAACCCTTACTCGGGAAGTGGGGAAATACAACATCACGGTGAACACGGTCCTTCCCGGGCGTATTCTCACCGATCGCTTGCGTGGGGGGATTGCCGCGCGGGCGCAGCGCGCCAACAAGTCCTTCGAGCAAGCGATGGAAGACAGCGGTGCCGATGTCCCGCTCGGTCGCATCGGCAACCCTGAGGAAATGGCCAATGTTGTGGTGTTCCTCGCCTCGGAATCGGCCAGCTATGTGAACGGCGTGAGCATCCAGGTCGATGGTGGCTTGGTGAGAGGGCTGCTGTAGGGTTTCGCCTACAGGCGTTACGAGAAGGTGTCATTCCAAGCCGGAATGCAATGGAGGCGAGGAATCTCGTGTTGCTCTTGCCTGCTTGAGATTCCTCGTCGCGGAGTTTACCCCGAGCGAAATCGAGGGGCCTTTCGGAATGACATCCATCATCATCTGGACGAAGTAGTAGTTCATGGACGACATTCTCTCTGCCGCTATCGACGCGGCTAAAGCCGCGGGTGACATTGCCCTCCATTATTTCCGCACCAACCTGACGGTGGAAACGAAGGCGGATCGTACGCCGGTGACGCGCGCGGATCGGGAGTGCGAATCGCGAATCGTCGAGATCTTGAGTGCGCGTTTCCCCGACATCGGCTTTCTCGGCGAGGAGCACGGCGAGCGGCTCGGACAAAGAAACGCACGCTGGATCGTCGATCCCATCGATGGCACCAAGAACTTCATTCGCGGGATTCCTTTCTTTGCCACCCTAATCGCTTTGGAAGAAGACGGCGAAGTGACCGCCGGCGTGATGCATGCGCCGGCGATGAACGATCTGCTGTACGCACGCAAAGGGCAGGGCGCATTTGCCAACGGTAACAAGGTCCACGTCTCCGATGTGTCTGCATTGGACCAGGCCATGCTCATCCATGGCGGGCTCAAAGACTTGAAAACTCGTCCTTGCTGGCCGGCTTTCTTACGGCTTGTCGATGGCACGGCGCGGCAACGCGGATTCGGCGATGCTTTGGGCCACAGCGTGGTAATTTGTGGACAAGCCGAAGTCGTCTTGGAGCCTGAGATCAAGCCTTGGGATGTGGCCGCCAGCAAGATCATCGTGACGGAAGCCGGCGGTCGGTTTTCCGATTTCGCCGGATCGCCTTCTATTTACACCGGGAGCGCCGTGATCTCGAACGGACTCGTGCATCAGGCGGTGCTCGACATTCTTGGCGGATGAAAAGCGGCTAACGTGCCCGCCGCAACACCCGCTCCTCAATCCACTCATAGAGACACGGCAAGACGATCAAGGTCAGCGCGGTTGAGGTCAGGATGCCACCGATGACCACGGTCGCGAGCGGGCGTTGCACCTCGGCTCCGGCACTGTGAGATAGCGCCATCGGGACGAAGCCGAACGCGGCGACGAGCGCGGTCATCAGCACCGGCTTGAGTCGCCGACTAGTGCCGGCAAGAATCGCCTCGCGCAATGTGACGCCTTCTTCTCGTAGATGGTTGATGGCGGTGATGAGCACCAGGCCGTTCAAGACGGCCACTCCAAAAAGAGCAATAAACCCGATGGACGCCGAGAGGTTGAGGTTGAGCGACCGCAGCCACAACGCGGCCACGCCGCCTACTAAAGCGAACGGTACGTTCAAATGCTGACCGAGGCGCTCCAAGGTGGCGAAGTCGGGGCCGAAAATCTTGACCGCGACATCGGCTTTCACACCAGAAACCACCTCATCCAGTCGCATAGCCATGGGTTGGGTAAAATTCGCTGAGACCCCCGGCATCTCCGCCAGCGCGTTCGCCATCGCTTGGATCAGTGCGTCTTTATCCCGCCCGGCGGTCCACTCCTCCAGCGGATGCAAAATGACGTAGACATCGCCTTGGTAAATGCCCATCGCTTCGGTGGCGAGGTCCGGGCGACCGGTTTTGGTGACCACTTGCTTGACCTCGGGGAAACGGAGTAGGAGCCGTTCGATGCGCGAGGAAATCTCCACCGAATCGGTCAAAGAGATTGACGGCAACTTGCGAGTTTCGATGAGAATCGAGCCTTCGTCGAGTTTGGGCATGAACTCGGTGCCGAGAAACGGGATGGAGCCGATCGCGACCGCGACGACGAGCAGACCAACGCTTACCGTCCGTAGACGATAGGTCATCGCGGTGGAGAGCAGAGCCAGATAGCGCTGACGCAAGCGCTGAAACCAGTTGACTTCATGTTCTTCTCCTTCGCTGCGCAGCAGGAGCGAAGCGAGCACGGGAATGGCGGTCAACGACAGCACCAGGGAGCCCAGAATGGCGGAGCACACGGTGATCGCCATGGGGCGGAACATTTTGCCTTCGAGTCCTTCGAGGGTGAAGATGGGCAGATAGACCGCGACGATAATCAGCACACCGAACAGCACCGGGCGGGCGACTTCCGTGGCGGCGGTAATAAAAAACTGAAGCCGTTGAGCCACCGAGTCGGACGGAGGCGATGCCGGCCGTTCCCCGCGATGACGCAGGAAGTTTTCCATCATGACCACCGCGCCATCGACGATGAGCCCGAAATCGATCGCGCCCAGCGACATGAGGTTGGCGGAAACCCCAAACGCTCGCATGCCGATAAAGCCGGTGAGCATGGCCAGCGGGATAACTGCTGCGACTAGCAGCGCCGCGCGCACGTCACGGAGAAACAGAAACAGCACCAGGATAACCAGCAAGGAGCCTTCAAGCAGGTTCTTGAGCAAGGTGCGGGTGGTGCGGTCGATGACTTCGGTCTGATCGTAGAACGGATGCAAGGACAGCTCATGTGGCAAGGTTTTGACGATTTCGGCGATGCGTTCCTTGACGCGGGCGGCAACGACCTTAGCGTTTTCTCCTTTTAACAGAATAACCATGCCAGAGACGCTTTCCCCTACGCCGTCATGGGTGACGGCACCATGGCGTGGCATCGGTGCGACGACAACCTCGGCAACATCTTGCACCAGCACCGGCACGCCGTTCTCCGCCGCGAGCACGATGCCGCAAGTCGTCTTCTCCGGCCACGAGGCCGAGTCCGCGTACGGTATAGCGCTCCGACTGATGTTCGATGAAGCCGCCGCCAAACGAGGCGTTGTTGTTGACGATGGCCTGAAATACCTGCTGGAGAGACACATCGTATTTTTCCAGCTTGCTTGGGTCCACAACGACATGAAACTGTTTCGTCAACCCGCCCCACGAGTTGACTTCGCTTACCCCTTTGACCGAGCGCAGGCGATTACGGATCTCCCAATCGTGCACGGTTTTTTCCGTCATGGCATCGCTGTCTTTACCGACAACGAGATACTGGTAGATTTCCCCGAAGGCGGTTGCCACCGGACCGAGGGTAAGGGAAATGCCCGCCGGCAAGCGCTCGCGGGCCTCAGCGAGCCGCTCGGTGACGAGTTGGCGGGCGAAGTAGAGCGGAACGTGATCGTCGAACACGATGGTGATCAGCGCGAGTCCGAATTTGGACAGAGAGCGCACCTGTACTGCGCCGGGAACACCCATCATGGCGCTTTCCAGAGGGTAGGCGATGCGCTGTTCGACCTCGACGGCAGCGAGCCCCGGGGCTTCGGCGACCACCACCACTGCAACGCACGGTGACGCGCCGGGTTTTGGGGTCGAGCATGTCTCCGATAAAAACGACCGTGCCGGGAAAGGATTCCTGCGGATACGCGGCCACGCGCAGCGCGACAGGCAACCCGACTTTCATCTGCGACAGTTGAGTTTCATCGATTTCTGCCAGCGCCCAGAGGGTAGATAAATCGCTGACCACGAAGAGCGGCATGCCCGGCGTGACCGCCGTGCCGCTGGTTGCGTGCTTTTCCAGTACGGCCCCGGCCAGCGGGCTGGTGACGGGAATTTGTTCGCCGGCTTCTCCGCGCGGTGCGTGCTTGAGCGGGGAGAGCCCCAAGTGCTCCAGCGCTTCTTCCGTGCGACGCACTTCGGCCTTGGCCGCGTTCAGCATCTGTTCTGCCGCAGTGCGTTCTACCTGCACCCGCGACAATTCCTGGAACGAGATGGCTTTATCGCGGTAGAGCCGTTCCGCACGCTGGACCGTTTTCTCGGCATGAGCGAACTCGGCGAGTCGCCGTGTCAGATCGGCTTGGGCGCGGCGGTACTCGGCCCAGGCGTCGTGGAGAACATGACTATGAATCTCTGCGAGCGTTGCGCCCGAGCCGACACGACTCTTCCCTCCACCAGCGCGCCAACGCGAGCCGTGCGGGTTTCATCGAGCGCCACCACAGCGGGTGCTTCAAGCCGGGTGCGGTGTTCGCGGGTTTGCACGGTGTCTATCGCAATCCCCGCGTTGCGCTGCGCGGTTTCCGACAGCATGAGCGTATGATTCCCCGACGTCGGCACGCTAGGCGCTGCTGCCTTTTCTTGCGGGTGTTGCTGC
This genomic stretch from Deltaproteobacteria bacterium harbors:
- a CDS encoding VOC family protein, with the protein product MFRRFFHVNICVSDMERSIRFYESIGFTKVNDFMLGGGEPSIGAALGLPVKKLRGVFMRLGSDPNAPLLDLVQFVDPPHQGQPYSTLNNIGICRIAFLVDDIDTIYQELQAKQVEFVAPLQKLDGPRGTKIGVVCFKDPDGTVLELISSEIETTMVKQ
- a CDS encoding amidohydrolase family protein translates to MSAHSQSKSKAIRARLSHPVIDSDGHWREYEPLAMDYLREVGGPKVVEKWTSRIRALGQGSFAKLSKQEKRDQRAGQPPWWALATPNTLDTATSFIPRLMHDRLEDMGLDFAILYPSASQLFAPYLGDDELRQAGCRAFNRYAAETWAEFSDRVTPIGVIPMHTPQEAIAELEHCKSLGIKAVALGSLVRRSIPVMEQQGVSRRYAYWLDVLGIDSDYDYDPVWRKCEELGYPATFHSAAENMGLRNSITNFVYNHIGHFGEAGNAVCKALFLGGVTRRFPRMKFAFLEGGVAWGCSVFADLISHWEKRNGNVIQDLNPANLDRAKLGELIKQYGGEKMYRRWPEFEAQMISGMGSAVPEELDDFAACKIEKKEDLRDLFVPNFFFGCESDDPTLNYAFASKVNPFGAKLGALLSSDISHFDVPDMTEVLEEAWELVEEKGMSEEDFHAFAFGNAVKLWASLNPDFFKGTVVEAQVRKLQAATAQT
- a CDS encoding DUF2442 domain-containing protein; translated protein: MSHPIYRVLAFEKLAPYTLRIEFDDGMERLIDFQPVLAGELYGPLCDPTVFNQVRLDPEVRTLVWPNGADFDPATLHDWPQHFDALLARARQWEAEIDGEQEHA
- a CDS encoding alpha/beta hydrolase — encoded protein: MTAQFTDRFVTANGLKFHYLDWGSPDKPPMVLLHGVGQTCHTWDLFAAAMSPHFHVMAFDQRGHGDSDWAADRDYSRKSMVKDAEAFTRELGLGQFFLLGMSMGGANSLSFTGNYSDRVKALVVVDVGPRVESTGVQHIRDFMKNFKEFNDLDEAAATIHKFNPRRPLEIIRKYTCVYNLKQLPSGKWTWKYDTYFSEGHSRIDVKQMHDELTADVKKITCPTLVVRGGESDVFSLDGARELQEAIPGSEFALVPKAGHSVMGDNPPGFEAAVRGFYLKNGYLSA
- a CDS encoding SDR family oxidoreductase produces the protein MDLGLKGKVVVVGGASKGIGKATALVFAREGARVAISARDPNQLQTTAEEIRQATGAEILAIPGDLSQASATEQLIDETVKRFGTVHVVVANTGGPPLGGFSNMSDADWESAFSLNFLSTVRLFRRALPHMQKQNWGRLLSVMSMSVKEPIDGLILSNGVRPAVVGMAKTLTREVGKYNITVNTVLPGRILTDRLRGGIAARAQRANKSFEQAMEDSGADVPLGRIGNPEEMANVVVFLASESASYVNGVSIQVDGGLVRGLL
- a CDS encoding histidinol phosphate phosphatase, which translates into the protein MDDILSAAIDAAKAAGDIALHYFRTNLTVETKADRTPVTRADRECESRIVEILSARFPDIGFLGEEHGERLGQRNARWIVDPIDGTKNFIRGIPFFATLIALEEDGEVTAGVMHAPAMNDLLYARKGQGAFANGNKVHVSDVSALDQAMLIHGGLKDLKTRPCWPAFLRLVDGTARQRGFGDALGHSVVICGQAEVVLEPEIKPWDVAASKIIVTEAGGRFSDFAGSPSIYTGSAVISNGLVHQAVLDILGG
- a CDS encoding efflux RND transporter permease subunit; protein product: MPVLVQDVAEVVVAPMPRHGAVTHDGVGESVSGMVILLKGENAKVVAARVKERIAEIVKTLPHELSLHPFYDQTEVIDRTTRTLLKNLLEGSLLVILVLFLFLRDVRAALLVAAVIPLAMLTGFIGMRAFGVSANLMSLGAIDFGLIVDGAVVMMENFLRHRGERPASPPSDSVAQRLQFFITAATEVARPVLFGVLIIVAVYLPIFTLEGLEGKMFRPMAITVCSAILGSLVLSLTAIPVLASLLLRSEGEEHEVNWFQRLRQRYLALLSTAMTYRLRTVSVGLLVVAVAIGSIPFLGTEFMPKLDEGSILIETRKLPSISLTDSVEISSRIERLLLRFPEVKQVVTKTGRPDLATEAMGIYQGDVYVILHPLEEWTAGRDKDALIQAMANALAEMPGVSANFTQPMAMRLDEVVSGVKADVAVKIFGPDFATLERLGQHLNVPFALVGGVAALWLRSLNLNLSASIGFIALFGVAVLNGLVLITAINHLREEGVTLREAILAGTSRRLKPVLMTALVAAFGFVPMALSHSAGAEVQRPLATVVIGGILTSTALTLIVLPCLYEWIEERVLRRAR
- a CDS encoding efflux RND transporter permease subunit; amino-acid sequence: MFDDHVPLYFARQLVTERLAEARERLPAGISLTLGPVATAFGEIYQYLVVGKDSDAMTEKTVHDWEIRNRLRSVKGVSEVNSWGGLTKQFHVVVDPSKLEKYDVSLQQVFQAIVNNNASFGGGFIEHQSERYTVRGLGLVAGEDDLRHRARGGERRAGAGARCCRGCRRTDATPWCRHP
- a CDS encoding efflux RND transporter periplasmic adaptor subunit, translated to MHSHVLHDAWAEYRRAQADLTRRLAEFAHAEKTVQRAERLYRDKAISFQELSRVQVERTAAEQMLNAAKAEVRRTEEALEHLGLSPLKHAPRGEAGEQIPVTSPLAGAVLEKHATSGTAVTPGMPLFVVSDLSTLWALAEIDETQLSQMKVGLPVALRVAAYPQESFPGTVVFIGDMLDPKTRRVTVRCSGGGRRSPGARCRRGRTAHRLPSGKRHDGCSRRSTGALSVQIRTRADHHRVRRSRSALLRPPTRHRAAR